DNA from Xanthomonas hyacinthi:
GACCGCGGCCTGCGCCACCGATGCGCTCAGCACGCGCAGCGGCAGGCGCAGGTAGGCCACGCCCGCGCCGGTGTCCAAGGTCACCGGCGCCGCCAGCCCCAGCCGCGGCCCGCCGCCGTCGCGCACCACCGCGCTGGCGACCGCGTCGGTCAGCAACGCTTTTTCCAGCAGCGCCAGGCGGCCATAGCCGAAACGGTCCAGGTCGGCGTAGCCGGCGCTCAGGTCGCCGGGCAGCACTTGCGCATCTTCCGCGTCCTTCCAGCCCTCACGCAGCGCCTGCGCGGCCGTGGTCGCGTCGCCGCGCGCCAGGGCGGCCTGCACCGCGGGCTGCTGCAGTTGCGCGGCGAAGCGCTTGGCGGCGGCCGCCAGCGCCTGCGCGGTCTGTGCCACGGCCGCGTCGCGCGCCTGCTGCAGTTCCGTGGCGCTGTGTTCGTAGCGCCATTGCTGCGCGCCGCTCCAGCCGAACCACGCGGCCAACACGGCCAGCAGCAGCGCCAGCAGCGGCGCCGCCTTGCGCAAACCGTCCGGCGCCGGCCGCCGTTGTGTTGCCTCGCTCATGCAGACGATCCCCTGTCAGCGCACTCCGGTATGGCCGAATCCACCCGTTCCCCTGGCGCTGTCGGCGAAAGTATCCACCACCTGCAGGGCAACGCGCACGACCGGCATCACCACCAGCTGCGCGATGCGGTCGCCGGGGGCGATGGTGAACGGCTCGCGGCCGCGGTTCCAGACGCTGATCAGCAGCGGTCCCTGGTAGTCGGCATCGATCAGGCCGGTGCCGTTGCCGAGCACGATGCCGTGGCGATGGCCCAGCCCGGAACGCGGCAGCACCACCGCGCACAGCTGCGGATCGGCGATGTAGATGGACAGCCCGCTGGGGATCAGCGCGGTATCGCCCGGCGCCAGGGTCAGCGGCGCCTCGGTGGCCGCGCGCAGATCGAGCCCGGCGCTGGCCTCGGTGGCGTAGTCCGGCAGCGGCCAGCTGTCGCCGAAGCGCGGGTCGAGCAGTTTGACCTGCAGCGGGTACGGCGTGAGGATGGTCATGCGTGCAGTCGCTCCGCGATCAGGGCCAGCAATTGTTCGGCCAGTTGCGCCTTGGACACGGCCGGGAAGCTGCGCGCGCCCTGCTGCCAGTAGGCGGTGGCCGCATTGTGGTCGCTTTCGAAGCCGTTGCCGGCCACCCCCACCTGGTTGGCGATGATCAGGTCCAGGTGCTTGTCGTTGAGTTTGCCACGCGCGTAGCGCTCGATGTCGTGGGTCTCGGCGGCGAAGCCGACCACCAGCTTCAGCGCCTGGGTCTGCGCGGCGACCTCGGCCAGGATGTCCGGGGTGCGCACCAGCTCCAGGGTCAGCACGTCGCCGCTCTTCTTGATCTTCTGCGCGGCGACCTGCCTGGGCGTGTAGTCGGCGACCGCGGCGGTGCCGATGTAGATGTCGGCCGGTAGCGCGCCCAGCACCGCTTCGCGCATCTGCGCCGCCGAGCGCACGTCGATGCGCTGCACGCCGTCGGGCGTGGGCAGCTGCACCGGGCCGCTGACCAGCACCACCGCCGCGCCCTGCCGCGCGGCCACGCCGGCCAGGGCGTAGCCCATCTTGCCGCTGCTGCGGTTGCCGAGGTAGCGCACCGGATCCAGGTCCTCGTAGGTCGGGCCGGCGCTGATCAGCAGGCGCAAGCCGCTGAGCGCGCCGGCCGCGGTGCCGGCGGCGACCGTTGCCGGCGCCGCGGCAGGCGCGTGCGCGACCGCGGCGCGGCCGCCGGCCAGCGCGGCGACGATCTCCTCCGGCTCGGCCAGGCGCCCGGGACCGGACTCGCCTTCGGCCAGCGGCCCGTCGTTCGGCCCGACCACGCTGGCGCCGCGCTGGCGCAGCGTGGCGACATTGGCCAGGGTGGCGGGGTGCAACCACATGCGGTGGTTCATCGCCGGACACACGGTCAGCGGCGCGGCGGTGGCCAGGCACAGCGTGCTCACCAGGTCGTCGGCCAGGCCGTGGGCGAGCCGCGCCAGCAGGTCGGCGGTGGCCGGCGCCACCACCACGCGGTCGGCCCAGCGCGCCAGTTCCAGGTGGCCCATCGCCTGCTCGGCGGCGCTGTCCCACAGGCTGGTGCGGGTCGGGTGCGCGGACAGCGCCTGGAAGCTCAGCGGGGTGACGAACTGCTGCGCGCCGGCGGTCATCGCCACCTGCACCTCGGCGCCGGCCTCGCGCAGCCGCCGCACCAGCTCCAGCGCCTTGTAGGCGGCGATGCCGCCGCCCACGCACAACAGCACACGCCTCCCCTGCAGGGGCCCCTCGAAAGTACCGGTCACGTCGGGAATGTCCTACCCATGCAAGAACGATTAGCTTACCCGATGGCCCTTTGCGGCCCTGATACCGTTGCGCCATATCGCCCGCCAATCTGGCGATATGCACATATCCGACTGGCCCTGCGACGAACGCCCCCGGGAAAAGCTGCTGGCACGCGGCGCCCGGGCCCTCTCCGACGCCGAACTGCTGGCGATCTTCCTCGGTTCCGGCCTGCCCGGCAGCGACGCGGTCCGCACTTCGCGCGACCTGCTGCAGCGGCACGGCCCGCTGCGCACGCTGCTCGACCGCCCGCCCCGCGACCTGGTCAGCCTGCCCGGACTCGGCCCGGCACGGGCCTGCAGGCTGTCGGCCGCGCTGGAGCTGGGCCAGCGCCATCTGGCCGCCGAACTGGAACGCGGCACCACCCTGACCGACCCGGGTGCAGCCGGCCGCTACTTCGCGCAGCGGTTGCGGGCGCAGCCGCACGAGGTGTTCGCGGTGCTGTTCCTGGATACGAAGCACCGCTCGCTGGCGTTCGAGGAGCTGTTCCAGGGCACCCTGGACGGCACCGAGGTGCATCCGCGCGAAGTGGTGCGGCGCGCGCTGGCGCACAACGCGGCGGCGGTGATCATCGGCCACAACCACCCGTCCGGGAACCCGGAGCCCTCGCCCGCCGACCGCGCCGTCACCCATCGCCTGAAACAGGCGCTGGGGCTGGTGGACATCCGCCTGCTGGACCATTTCATCGTCGGCGACGGCATGCCGGTATCGATGGCCGCGCGCGGCTGGGCCTGAACCGCGGACCACGCGCCAGGCGCCGGGGAGGCGCCCGGCGTCTGCACGCATCCCGAATGCCCGGTCCCCGAGCCCGAATCCCGCCATCGCCCGACGGCCTGAGGTCGGGCTGAACCCGGCACGGGCCGGGAGGCGGCGGGTCGGGTAAAATCGCCGGTTCCGCGCTTCAAGCAGATGATCACGTGAAATCCCAACTCCGCGCCCTGATCGGTCAAGGCATCGAAGCCTTGCGCGCCAACGGCAGCCTGCCGGCCGACACCTTGCCGCCGGACTTCGTGGTCGAGCGGCCCAAGACCCGCGAGCACGGCGACTTCGCCACCAACGCGGCGATGCTGCTGGCCAGGACCGCGCGCGGCAATCCACGCGCGCTGGCGCAGCAGCTGGTCGCCGCGCTGCCGGCCAGCGACGAGGTGACCCGGGTCGAGATCGCCGGCCCCGGCTTCATCAACTTCCACCTCGGCCCCGGCGCCTATCAGCGCGAAGTGCTGGCGGTGATCAAGCAGGGCGAGGACTACGGCCGCAGCCTGGTCGGCAATGGCCGCACCGTGGGCGTGGAATACGTCTCGGCCAATCCGACCGGCCCGCTGCACGTGGGCCACGGCCGCGCCGCGGCGATCGGCGACTGCCTGGCGCGGCTGCTCGAGGCCAATGGCTGGAACGTCAAGCGCGAGTTCTACTACAACGACGGCGGCGGGCAGATCGAGAACCTGGCGCGCTCGGTGCAGGCGCGCGCGCAGGGCAAGACCCCCGACAGCCCCGACTGGCCGGAAGAAGGCTACCGCGGCGACTACATCCAGGACGTGGCCAACGCCTACCTGGCCGGCGACGCGGTGGACCTGGAAGGCCATCTGGTCACCGGTTCCAAGGATCCGAACGACCTGGAGGCGATCCGCCGCTTCGCCGTGGCCTACCTGCGCAACGAGCAGAACCACGACCTGGCCGCGTTCGGCGTGGACTTCGACATCTACTTCCTGGAAAGCTCGCTGTACCGCGACGGCAAGGTCGAAGAGGCGGTGCAGAAACTGGTCGCCTCCGGCCACACCTACGAGGAAGGCGGCGCGCTGTGGCTGAAATCGACCGATTTCGGCGACGACAAGGACCGCGTGATGCGCAAGTCCGACGGCAGCTACACCTATTTCGTGCCGGACGTGGCCTATCACCTGAGCAAGTGGCAGCGCGGCTACGTGCGCGCGATCACCGAACTGGGCGCCGACCACCACGGCTCGCTGGCGCGGGTGCGCGCCGGCCTGCAGGCGATGGACCTGGGCATTCCCAGGGGCTGGCCCGAGTACGTGCTGCACCAGATGGTCACGGTGATGCGCGGCGGCGAGGAAGTGAAGCTGTCCAAGCGCGCCGGCAGCTACCTGACCCTGCGCGACCTGATCGAGGAAGCCGGCCGCGACGCCACGCGCTGGTTCCTGATCGCGCGCAAGCCAGATTCGCAGCTGACCTTCGACATCGACCTGGCGCGCCAGCAGAGCAACGACAACCCGGTGTTCTATGTGCAGTACGCGCATGCCCGGGTGTGCAGCCTGCTGCGCCAGGCGCAGGAGAAGCAGCTGGACTACGACCAGGCCGACGGCCTGGGCCAGCTGAACCGGCTGAATGATGCTGCCTCGCTGGACCTGATGCTGGAACTCT
Protein-coding regions in this window:
- the coaBC gene encoding bifunctional phosphopantothenoylcysteine decarboxylase/phosphopantothenate--cysteine ligase CoaBC, with the protein product MTGTFEGPLQGRRVLLCVGGGIAAYKALELVRRLREAGAEVQVAMTAGAQQFVTPLSFQALSAHPTRTSLWDSAAEQAMGHLELARWADRVVVAPATADLLARLAHGLADDLVSTLCLATAAPLTVCPAMNHRMWLHPATLANVATLRQRGASVVGPNDGPLAEGESGPGRLAEPEEIVAALAGGRAAVAHAPAAAPATVAAGTAAGALSGLRLLISAGPTYEDLDPVRYLGNRSSGKMGYALAGVAARQGAAVVLVSGPVQLPTPDGVQRIDVRSAAQMREAVLGALPADIYIGTAAVADYTPRQVAAQKIKKSGDVLTLELVRTPDILAEVAAQTQALKLVVGFAAETHDIERYARGKLNDKHLDLIIANQVGVAGNGFESDHNAATAYWQQGARSFPAVSKAQLAEQLLALIAERLHA
- the dut gene encoding dUTP diphosphatase yields the protein MTILTPYPLQVKLLDPRFGDSWPLPDYATEASAGLDLRAATEAPLTLAPGDTALIPSGLSIYIADPQLCAVVLPRSGLGHRHGIVLGNGTGLIDADYQGPLLISVWNRGREPFTIAPGDRIAQLVVMPVVRVALQVVDTFADSARGTGGFGHTGVR
- the argS gene encoding arginine--tRNA ligase, coding for MKSQLRALIGQGIEALRANGSLPADTLPPDFVVERPKTREHGDFATNAAMLLARTARGNPRALAQQLVAALPASDEVTRVEIAGPGFINFHLGPGAYQREVLAVIKQGEDYGRSLVGNGRTVGVEYVSANPTGPLHVGHGRAAAIGDCLARLLEANGWNVKREFYYNDGGGQIENLARSVQARAQGKTPDSPDWPEEGYRGDYIQDVANAYLAGDAVDLEGHLVTGSKDPNDLEAIRRFAVAYLRNEQNHDLAAFGVDFDIYFLESSLYRDGKVEEAVQKLVASGHTYEEGGALWLKSTDFGDDKDRVMRKSDGSYTYFVPDVAYHLSKWQRGYVRAITELGADHHGSLARVRAGLQAMDLGIPRGWPEYVLHQMVTVMRGGEEVKLSKRAGSYLTLRDLIEEAGRDATRWFLIARKPDSQLTFDIDLARQQSNDNPVFYVQYAHARVCSLLRQAQEKQLDYDQADGLGQLNRLNDAASLDLMLELSRYPEVVENAGQVLEPHLIAQYLRELATAFHTWYHGTPVLVDDAGERNARLTLAVAAQRVLANGLNLLGVSAPEKM
- the radC gene encoding RadC family protein, encoding MHISDWPCDERPREKLLARGARALSDAELLAIFLGSGLPGSDAVRTSRDLLQRHGPLRTLLDRPPRDLVSLPGLGPARACRLSAALELGQRHLAAELERGTTLTDPGAAGRYFAQRLRAQPHEVFAVLFLDTKHRSLAFEELFQGTLDGTEVHPREVVRRALAHNAAAVIIGHNHPSGNPEPSPADRAVTHRLKQALGLVDIRLLDHFIVGDGMPVSMAARGWA